A stretch of Onychomys torridus chromosome 2, mOncTor1.1, whole genome shotgun sequence DNA encodes these proteins:
- the Creb3 gene encoding cyclic AMP-responsive element-binding protein 3 isoform X1, with product MDPGGQDLLALDPGDQDLLGFLLEESGDLWAANEQNVEAPLDLELSPSENSVQELSDWEVEDLLSSLLSPSASLDVLSSSSSSIRHDHNYSLPQEHVSIDLDIGSFEKEGFRVTPLRVEETVAEQEMSRLMLTEEEKRLLEKEGLTLPSTLPLTKVEEQVLKRVRRKIRNKRAAQESRKKKKVYVGGLESRVLKYTAQNQELQNKVQLLEEQNLSLLEQLRRLQALVIEIANKTSSGSTCVLVLLFSFCLLLVPAMYSSDTRGSVPAEYVVLHRQLRALPSEDRHQMKLPAQRSKLPRDSTTQLLGSSEHRLQASSNFSCLLYHVPQEEPPQHWPLLDRSSETPFSGPSPPLQTNLSKKQGWLPTHSPSSVVLQGRYSG from the exons ATGGATCCTGGTGGTCAGGACTTGCTAGCTTTGGATCCTGGTGACCAGGACCTGCTGGGCTTCCTGCTAGAGGAAAGCGGAGATTTGTGGGCTGCGAACGAGCAGAACGTGGAGGCTCCGCTGGACTTGGAGCTGTCGCCTTCCGAG AACTCCGTGCAAGAACTGAGCGACTGGGAGGTAGAGGATTTACTGAGCTCTCTGCTCAGTCCCTCGGCATCGCTGGAtgttctcagctcctccagctcttCTATTCGCCATGATCACAACTATTCCCTCCCACAGGAACATGTCTCCATAGATCTAG ATATTGGGAGCTTCGAAAAGGAGGGGTTCCGCGTGACTCCATTGCGTGTGGAGGAAACAGTAGCAGAGCAG GAGATGTCTAGGCTGAtgctgactgaggaagagaagaggctCTTGGAGAAGGAGGGGCTTACCCTGCCCTCAACTCTTCCCCTCACTAAG GTGGAGGAACAGGTTCTCAAACGAGTGCGGAGAAAGATTCGAAACAAGAGAGCCGCTCAAGAAAGCCgaaagaagaagaaggtgtatgtaggagggctagaGAGCAG GGTCTTGAAATACACAGCCCAGAATCAGGAGCTGCAGAACAAAGTACAgcttctagaggaacagaatct GTCCCTTCTAGAGCAACTGAGGAGACTTCAGGCCTTGGTTATTGAGATAGCCAACAAAACCAGCAGTGGCAGCACCTGTGTCCTG gtccttctcttttctttctgtcttcttcttgtTCCTGCCATGTACTCCTCGGACACAAGGGGGAGTGTGCCCGCTGAGTATGTCG TGTTGCACCGTCAGCTCCGTGCCCTCCCCAGTGAGGACCGCCATCAGATGAAGCTGCCTGCCCAGCGGTCAAAGTTACCGAGGGACAGCACAACCCAGCTGCTGGGTAGCTCCGAACATAGGCTCCAGGCCTCCAGCAACTTTTCCTGCCTACTCTACCACGTGCCTCAGGAAGAGCCACCCCAGCACTGGCCACTCCTTGACCGTTCCTCAGAGACCCCCTTCTCAGGCCCCAGCCCTCCCCTGCAGACAAATCTTTCAAAGAAACAGGGGTGGCTGCCTACCCACAGCCCTTCTTCTGTCGTCTTGCAGGGCAGGTATTCAGGTTAG
- the Creb3 gene encoding cyclic AMP-responsive element-binding protein 3 isoform X2: MDPGGQDLLALDPGDQDLLGFLLEESGDLWAANEQNVEAPLDLELSPSENSVQELSDWEVEDLLSSLLSPSASLDVLSSSSSSIRHDHNYSLPQEHVSIDLDIGSFEKEGFRVTPLRVEETVAEQEMSRLMLTEEEKRLLEKEGLTLPSTLPLTKVEEQVLKRVRRKIRNKRAAQESRKKKKVVLKYTAQNQELQNKVQLLEEQNLSLLEQLRRLQALVIEIANKTSSGSTCVLVLLFSFCLLLVPAMYSSDTRGSVPAEYVVLHRQLRALPSEDRHQMKLPAQRSKLPRDSTTQLLGSSEHRLQASSNFSCLLYHVPQEEPPQHWPLLDRSSETPFSGPSPPLQTNLSKKQGWLPTHSPSSVVLQGRYSG, from the exons ATGGATCCTGGTGGTCAGGACTTGCTAGCTTTGGATCCTGGTGACCAGGACCTGCTGGGCTTCCTGCTAGAGGAAAGCGGAGATTTGTGGGCTGCGAACGAGCAGAACGTGGAGGCTCCGCTGGACTTGGAGCTGTCGCCTTCCGAG AACTCCGTGCAAGAACTGAGCGACTGGGAGGTAGAGGATTTACTGAGCTCTCTGCTCAGTCCCTCGGCATCGCTGGAtgttctcagctcctccagctcttCTATTCGCCATGATCACAACTATTCCCTCCCACAGGAACATGTCTCCATAGATCTAG ATATTGGGAGCTTCGAAAAGGAGGGGTTCCGCGTGACTCCATTGCGTGTGGAGGAAACAGTAGCAGAGCAG GAGATGTCTAGGCTGAtgctgactgaggaagagaagaggctCTTGGAGAAGGAGGGGCTTACCCTGCCCTCAACTCTTCCCCTCACTAAG GTGGAGGAACAGGTTCTCAAACGAGTGCGGAGAAAGATTCGAAACAAGAGAGCCGCTCAAGAAAGCCgaaagaagaagaaggt GGTCTTGAAATACACAGCCCAGAATCAGGAGCTGCAGAACAAAGTACAgcttctagaggaacagaatct GTCCCTTCTAGAGCAACTGAGGAGACTTCAGGCCTTGGTTATTGAGATAGCCAACAAAACCAGCAGTGGCAGCACCTGTGTCCTG gtccttctcttttctttctgtcttcttcttgtTCCTGCCATGTACTCCTCGGACACAAGGGGGAGTGTGCCCGCTGAGTATGTCG TGTTGCACCGTCAGCTCCGTGCCCTCCCCAGTGAGGACCGCCATCAGATGAAGCTGCCTGCCCAGCGGTCAAAGTTACCGAGGGACAGCACAACCCAGCTGCTGGGTAGCTCCGAACATAGGCTCCAGGCCTCCAGCAACTTTTCCTGCCTACTCTACCACGTGCCTCAGGAAGAGCCACCCCAGCACTGGCCACTCCTTGACCGTTCCTCAGAGACCCCCTTCTCAGGCCCCAGCCCTCCCCTGCAGACAAATCTTTCAAAGAAACAGGGGTGGCTGCCTACCCACAGCCCTTCTTCTGTCGTCTTGCAGGGCAGGTATTCAGGTTAG
- the Gba2 gene encoding LOW QUALITY PROTEIN: non-lysosomal glucosylceramidase (The sequence of the model RefSeq protein was modified relative to this genomic sequence to represent the inferred CDS: inserted 1 base in 1 codon), with protein sequence MVTCVPASEQISCADGEPQVYCPEDTGDTEAVRVTGCGSPEDSGRQNEPGYCNSEDSGQLMASYEGKARGYQVPPFGWRICLAHEFAEKRKPFQANNVSLSNLVKHFGMGLRYLKWWYRKTQVEKKTPFIDMFNSVPLRQIYGCPLGGIGGGTITRGWRGQFCRWQLNPGMYQHQTVIADQFTVCLRRDGRTVYQQVLSLERPSVLRSWNWGLCGHFAFYHALYPRAWTVYQLPGQGVTLTCRQVTPVLPHDYQDSCLPVGVFVWDVENEGDEALDVSIMFSMRNGLGGEDDAPGGLWNEPFCLDRDGKTIRGLLLHHPSPPNPYTMAVAARCTADTTVTHITAFDPDSTGQQVWQDLLQDGQLDSPAGQSTPSQKGEGIAGAVCISSKLPPRGRCCLEFSLAWDMPRIMFGAKGQVHYRRYTRFFGSDGDAAPALSHYALCQYADWEKRISAWQSPVLDDRSLPAWYKSALFNELYFLADGGTVWLEVPEDSLPEELGGSMHQLRPILQDYGRFGYLEGQEYRMYNTYDVHFYASFALVMLWPKLELSLQYDMALATFKEDLTRRRYLMSGVVAPVKRRNVIPHDIGDPDDEPWLRVNAYLIHDTADWKDLNLKFVLQVYRDYYLTGDQGFLEDMWPVCLAVMESEMKFDKDQDGLIENGGYADQTYDGWVTTGPSAYCGGLWLAAVAVMVQMAVLCGAQDVQDKFSSILCRGREAYERLLWNGRYYNYDSSSQPQSRSVMSDQCAGQWFLRACGLGEGDTEVFPTLHVVRALQTIFELNVQAFAGGAMGAVNGMQPHGVPDRSSVQSDEVWVGVVYGLAATMIQEGLTWEGFRTAEGCYRTVWERLGLAFQTPEAYCQQRVFRSLAYMRPLSIWAMQLALQQQQQQQHKKGSXPVITQGTGLSTECECGPKLSPE encoded by the exons ATGGTAACCTGCGTACCGGCCTCAGAGCAAATCAGCTGTGCCGATGGAGAGCCACAAGTTTATTGTCCGGAAGATACTGGGGACACCGAGGCTGTGCGGGTTACTGGCTGCGGGAGCCCTGAGGACAGTGGACGTCAGAATGAGCCAGGCTACTGCAATTCAGAGGACTCTGGGCAGCTGATGGCCTCCTACGAGGGTAAAGCTAGGGGCTACCAGGTGCCTCCTTTTGGCTGGCGGATCTGCTTGGCTCATGAGTTTGCAGAGAAGAGGAAACCCTTTCAGGCTAACAACGTCTCCCTAAGCAACCTGGTAAAGCATTTTGGTATGGGCTTGAG GTACTTGAAGTGGTGGTACCGGAAGACCCAGGTGGAAAAGAAGACCCCTTTCATCGACATGTTCAATTCTGTACCCCTGAGACAGATCTATG GTTGTCCCTTGGGTGGCATTGGAGGAGGTACTATCACCCGGGGCTGGAGAGGCCAGTTCTGTCGTTGGCAGCTTAATCCTGGGATGTACCAGCACCAGACAGTCATTGCAGACCAA TTTACAGTATGCTTGCGTCGGGATGGGCGGACTGTGTATCAGCAAGTTCTGTCCCTGGAGCGTCCAAGTGTCCTGCGCAGCTGGAACTGGGGTCTTTGTGGTCACTTTGCTTTCTACCACGCCCTTTACCCCCGAGCCTGGACAGTCTACCAGCTTCCTGGCCAGGGCGTCACCCTCACTTGCCGCCAGGTCACACCTGTCTTGCCGCACGACTACCAG GACAGCTGTCTCCCTGTAGGAGTCTTTGTGTGGGATGTAGAAAACGAAGGAGATGAGGCTCTGGATGTGTCCATCATGTTCTCTATGCGGAATGGACTAGGGGgtgaagatgatgccccaggaGGGTTGTGGAATGAGCCCTTCTGTCTGGACCGGGATGGGAAGACTATACGGGGGCTACTCCTGCATCACCCCAGCCCCCCGAACCCCTACACTATGGCTGTGGCTGCACGCTGCACG GCAGACACCACGGTAACCCACATCACAGCCTTTGACCCTGACAGCACTGGGCAGCAGGTGTGGCAGGACCTACTTCAGGATGGACAGCTGGACTCCCCTGCTG GCCAGAGCACCCCCTCACAGAAAGGAGAGGGCATTGCTGGGGCTGTCTGTATCTCCAGCAAGCTGCCACCACGGGGCCGGTGCTGCCTGGAGTTTTCACTGGCTTGGGACATGCCTAGGATCATGTTTGGAGCTAAGGGCCAAGTCCACTACAG GCGCTATACACGGTTCTTTGGTTCAGATGGTGATGCAGCACCTGCCCTTAGCCACTATGCACTGTGCCAATATGCAGACTGGGAGAAGAGAATCTCAGCGTGGCAGAGCCCAGTGTTGGATGACAG ATCCTTGCCTGCCTGGTACAAATCTGCACTGTTCAATGAATTATACTTCCTGGCTGATGGAGGCACAGTATGGCTGGAAGTTCCTGAAGACTCTCTACCAGAGGAGCTGGGAGGCAGCATGCACCAGCTCCGCCCCATTCTGCAGGACTATGGGCGATTTGGCTATCTTGAGG GCCAGGAGTATCGCATGTACAACACATACGATGTCCACTTCTATGCTTCTTTTGCCCTTGTCATGCTGTGGCCCAAACTTGAGCTCAGTCTACAGTACGATATGG CTCTGGCCACTTTCAAGGAGGACCTGACACGGCGACGGTACCTGATGAGTGGCGTCGTGGCGCCTGTGAAAAGGAGGAACGTTATCCCTCATGATATCGGGGACCCAG ATGACGAGCCATGGCTCCGGGTCAATGCATATTTGATTCATGACACTGCTGACTGGAAGGACCTGAACCTCAAGTTTGTGCTGCAGGTTTACCGGGACTACTACCTGACAGGTGACCAAGGCTTCCTGGAGGACATGTGGCCTGTGTGTCTG GCTGTGATGGAGTCTGAAATGAAGTTTGATAAGGACCAGGATGGACTCATTGAGAATGGAGGCTACGCAGACCAGACCTATGACGGATGGGTCACCACAGGCCCCAG TGCTTACTGTGGAGGGCTGTGGCTGGCCGCCGTGGCCGTGATGGTTCAGATGGCTGTTCTGTGTGGGGCCCAGGATGTCCAGGATAAGTTTTCTTCTATTCTCTGCCGAGGCCGAGAAGCTTATGAGAGACTGCTCTGGAATG GCCGCTATTACAACTATGACAGCAGCTCCCAGCCTCAGTCCCGGAGTGTCATGTCTGACCagtgtgctgggcagtggttCCTGAGGGCCTGTGGCCTGGGAGAAGGAGACACTGAG GTATTTCCTACCCTGCATGTGGTCCGCGCTCTCCAAACCATCTTTGAGCTCAACGTCCAGGCCTTTGCAGGGGGAGCCATGGGGGCTGTGAATGGGATGCAGCCTCATGGTGTTCCTGATAGATCCAGTGTGCAGTCGGATGAAGTTTGGGTGGGTGTGGTCTATGGGCTGGCAGCCACCATGATTCAAGAG ggTCTGACTTGGGAAGGTTTCCGGACAGCTGAAGGCTGTTACCGCACTGTGTGGGAACGCCTGGGCCTGGCTTTCCAGACCCCAGAGGCATACTGCCAGCAGCGAGTGTTCCGCTCACTGGCCTACATGCGGCCACTGAGCATCTGGGCCATGCAGCTggccctgcagcagcagcagcagcagcaacataaAAAGGGCA GGCCAGTCATCACACAGGGCACAGGACTGAGCACGGAATGTGAATGTGGACCAAAGCTGAGTCCAGAGTGA
- the Rgp1 gene encoding RAB6A-GEF complex partner protein 2: MIEVVAELSRGPVFLAGEALECLVTVTNPLPPTATSASSEALAWASAQIHCQFHASESRVALPPPDSSQPDVQPDSQTVFLPHRGERGQCILSTPPKILFCDLRLEPGESKSYSYSEVLPTEGPPSFRGQSVKYVYKLTIGCQRVNSPITLLRVPLRVLVLTGLQDVHFPQDEAVAPSSPFLEEDESGKKDSWLAELAGERLMALTSCRSLHLYNISDGRGKVGTFGIFKSVYRLGEDVVGTLNLGEGTVACLQFSVSLQTEERVQPEYQRRRGTGVAPSVSHVTHARHQESCLHTTGTSFSLPIPLCSTPGFCTAIVSLKWRLHFEFVTSREPGLVLLPPLEQPEPATWTGPEQVPVDTFSWDLPIKVLPTSPTLVSYAAPGPSTSSITI, from the exons ATGATTGAAGTGGTGGCTGAGCTGAGTCGAGGTCCTGTATTTCTGGCGGGGGAGGCTCTGGAATGTTTAGTGACTGTCACTAATCCCCTGCCCCCGACCGCCACTTCTGCATCCAG tgaGGCTCTGGCCTGGGCCAGTGCCCAGATCCACTGCCAGTTCCATGCCAGTGAGAGTCGGGTAGCACTGCCACCCCCCGACTCCAGTCAGCCAGATGTGCAGCCCGACAGCCAGACTGTCTTTCTGCCACACCGAG GTGAAAGGGGTCAGTGCATCCTTTCTACTCCACCAAAAATTCTGTTTTGTGACTTGAGGCTAGAACCTGGAGAGTCCAAATCAT ATTCCTACAGCGAAGTGCTGCCCACGGAGGGTCCACCTTCCTTTCGGGGTCAGTCGGTCAAGTACGTCTACAAACTGACCATTGGCTGCCAGCGCGTCAACTCACCCATCACTTTACTCAGAGTCCCTTTGAGAGTTCTTGTGCTGACTG GTCTTCAGGATGTCCACTTTCCCCAAGACGAGGCTGTGGCTCCATCCAGTCCGTTCTTAGAGGAGGATGAGAGTGGGAAGAAGGATTCATGGCTAGCTGAGCTGGCTGGGGAGCGCCTCATGGCCCTCACCTCCTGCCGCAGTCTCC ATCTATACAATATCAGTGATGGCCGAGGGAAAGTCGGGACATTTGGTATCTTCAAATCTGTGTACAGACTCGGCGAGGACGTGGTGGGGACCTTAAACTTAGGGGAAGGAACTGTGGCTTGCTTGCAG TTTTCAGTAAGCCTGCAGACTGAAGAGCGCGTGCAGCCTGAATACCAGCGACGCCGTGGGACAGGAGTTGCCCCTTCAGTGTCCCATGTGACTCACGCCCGGCACCAGGAGTCCTGCCTGCATACGACTGGAACCAGCTTCTCTCTGCCCATCCCTCTCTGCTCTACCCCTGGCTTCTGCACTGCCATTG TGTCTTTGAAGTGGCGATTGCATTTTGAGTTTGTAACATCCCGAGAACCAGGACTGGTCCTCCTGCCCCCATTGGAGCAGCCTGAACCTGCAACCTGGACAGGGCCTGAGCAGGTGCCTGTAGACACCTTCAGCTGGGACCTTCCCATCAAAGTGCTTCCTACAAGCCCCACCCTGGTCTCATATGCTGCCCCAGGCCCCAGCACCAGCAGTATAACTATCTGA
- the LOC118577146 gene encoding prostate-associated microseminoprotein has product MAFRMLWAGQGKGILGGWRIISLVVSLLLQHPGVNSKCYFQAQAPCHYDGKYFTLGESWLRKDCFHCTCLHPVGVGCCDTSQHPVDFPAECEVRQEAGTCQFSLVQKSDPQLPCKGGGPDLEWGSANTPVPGAPAPHSS; this is encoded by the exons ATGGCATTCAGGATGCTCTGGGCTGGACAGGGCAAGGGGATCctgggaggctggaggatcatcAGCTTGGTGGTGTCTCTGCTCCTGCAGCACCCAGGAGTCAACAGCAAGTGTTACTTCCAAGCTCAAG CCCCCTGCCACTATGACGGGAAATATTTCACCCTGGGTGAATCTTGGCTCCGCAAGGACTGTTTCCATTGTACCTGTCTGCATCCTGTTGGTGTGGGCTGCTGTGACAC GTCTCAGCATCCTGTTGACTTCCCTGCGGAGTGTGAAGTACGCCAGGAGGCAGGGACCTGTCAGTTCTCTCTAGTGCAAAAATCTGACCCTCAGCTGCCCTGCAAAGGGGGAGGACCTGACCTAGAATGGGGCTCAGCTAACACCCCTGTTCCTGGGGCTCCTGCTCCGCACTCCAGCTAA